GCCGAGGTCGGGGGGGTGACCGGCCTGCGCATGGCCCACCTGATGTGCCACATCGGGCTGGACACGATGTCGTGGGCGCGGCGAGGTGCACAGGTCACCGGCGTGGACTTCTCGACCGAGGCCATCAGCATCGCTCGCGGGCTCGCGCAGCGGGCCGGACTCGACGTCCCGTTCGTCTGTGCAGACGTCTTCGACGTCGACCGCCATCTCGATCGTCGCACCTACGACGTGGTCTTCCTCTCCCGGGGCGTCCTGATGTGGGTCGAGGACATCCCTGCGTTGGCGGAGGTTTGCGCGTCGCTTCTCAAGCCGGGCGGATTCTTCTATCTGCTCGACATCCATCCGCTCGCGATGGCGATTGCCCAGACCCCCGACGGACTGCATTTACAGCAGAGTTACTTCCACTCACCAACGCCGTCGGCGGTCAGCACCGACGGGTCGTACGCGATCTCGGACGCTGGTCTGCAGCACCAAGAGACGCGCGAGTGGATCCACTCTGTCGGGGATGTCGTCACCGCGCTGATCAACGCCGGAATCATCATCGAGTTTCTGCACGAGTTCCCCGCGGACGCGCCGACCGCCGGTGGACCGGCGGCCGCGGCGCTGCCGGCGCTGTTCTCGGTACGCGGGACGAATTGGGCTCAGTGACGCGGAAAACCGCCAGCCCACCCGGTCGTCTCGGCGATC
The Mycobacteriales bacterium DNA segment above includes these coding regions:
- a CDS encoding class I SAM-dependent methyltransferase; this encodes MDAHTGVNQRFWDEIAPLHAASDYYDVDGFLAGATTLGDVEIAEVGGVTGLRMAHLMCHIGLDTMSWARRGAQVTGVDFSTEAISIARGLAQRAGLDVPFVCADVFDVDRHLDRRTYDVVFLSRGVLMWVEDIPALAEVCASLLKPGGFFYLLDIHPLAMAIAQTPDGLHLQQSYFHSPTPSAVSTDGSYAISDAGLQHQETREWIHSVGDVVTALINAGIIIEFLHEFPADAPTAGGPAAAALPALFSVRGTNWAQ